In Ignisphaera sp., the DNA window TTATCTTGTTTCTGTAAATATTCGAGAAGCTTTCCTTCATTTAAAGCGTGAGATAATTCCGGTTTTATAGGTAGTTCAGCCAGAATTGGTGTCTCACTAAGATTGATTTCGCCATAAATCTTGTGAGTAGATCCACATACAGGACATCTGAAGTAGGACATATTTAGGATAGCTCCCAGAAGATCTACGTTAGTATTTTTCAGGAACAATCTAACTTTGTTAACTATATGTGCCACAAGGTTTCCTGGTGTTAAAACAAGAAGAGCTCCTCTAACTATAGATCTAAGCGTATGAATTATTGTTAGATGTTCATCTCCTGTACCTGGAGGCATATCGACTACCATAAAGTCTCTATTTCCCCACATAGTTTTTGTTACAAGCTCAATTATTGCCCGTGTCTTAAGGGGGCCTCTCCAGGCAATGGGGTTATATTTTTGACTCAAGAGAAGTTCAAAAGATGCAACAGCTATACCATCAACTTCTTGTGGAACAAGGTTACCCTCAATAGATGCTCCCATGAGGCTATTTTCAATTCCTAAAATCCATGGAACGCTAGGTCCATGAATATCAGCATCAAGAATAGCTACACTATATCCAAGATTTTTTAAGGCTATTGCTAGAGATGTAGCTACAAAAGATTTTCCTACACCACCTTTCCCACTCATAACGATTATAGCATTCCTAACATTTTTTAGATTAAGAGTCTCTATAACTGATGTTACTGACATCTATCATCATCGAGTTGTTACCTTTAGTTGGAATATAACTGTTATGGTGACATAGAGAATTAATAAAACTTTGTATTATTTTTAGATAGTAATAGCACATAACAAACTGATGATCGTCCAACACAAATGGACTAAGTCATTGATCCAATAAGTTTAGTAAGATAAAGTCATTGAAAATGAATGAAGCAAAAAATATATAGCTTCACACCACTAGGTAGTGTACAGAATAAAATCCCGCCGTAGCTCAGCGGCAGAGCGCCCGGCTGTAGTGAGGCGGGTAGATACCGGGTGGTCGGGGGTTCAAGTCCCCCCGGCGGGATTAACCATAATGTTAATGATACTATTGTTATACACTATATGTTATACAGATGTAGTTGTAGTCAAGCATTTAATATTGTTGTATAGATCATTTACGAGCGGTTTAGAAATTTGATGATGAGGGAGGTGATCTGGGATAGATGACGAGAGATCAACCATCTGATTTACGCTATAATTCTATTTAGAAATTCAGTCCATGGAAAGTTACATCATATTTCAGCTCCTGCCGAATACATCATTTGTACAAAAACAATATGTTTTAAAAATTATAAAAATTTATTTGATATGAATATAAATTAGTTGTACAGATGTATCTATCTATTTCACATTTGTTACTGCCTGTTGTCATCCCTAATGCACAAAAAGATGGTTGAGTCATCAAGTACCCTATCCTAAATCTACTATACTAAATATTTGTTATCTATTAATCTAGTGTTACTGTGATTTTGTTACATGATAGTAATAGATAGTAATTCTTTTAACTTGTTGGGAAACTTGTAATGAGATTTCGTTATTTTGTGAAGACTCTAATTAGATGTAGCAATGCTCTATACTTATCTTGATGTTCTGTGAAGTAGTTTTAGCTCTACCCCTATATCGAATTCTTATGTATTGTTACTACACCTGTATACTAAATAATGTACAGTATATTAGGTGGCTCATCACTATACTAATCGTTGAATAGACTTTATAAAGTAGAATATTTACCACTAGTCGAAGATGGTTAAAAAGTTAAAAGATTTGAGGTTACGCATTAACGTAATCAGAGCTATATGATAGTTAATGCTAGAGATTCAGAGGTATAAACGTTATCAACAAATTTTGCTGTAATTATGAGACCCACTTTTTTACCTATTAAGGGGCTATTGTCATGAGTTGATAACCGGATTATTAATGGTATTTCCTGGCCTGGTGAAAGGATAGAGTTTCTGAGATCTATATCTATTCTACCATTGCTAGTGGTACTTGGTGTAGGAGATAGAAGTTCTAGATTAATGCTTCTGTTAGTAGCAATCATTATGCTTAATGCATGGATGTCTCTTGTCCCTAGATTTCTAACAGATATTGTTGCTATAGCAGTGTTTTTATCTATGACCGATGTCGATGTCACTACAATGCCTACCTTTTGTTGCTGTATAAATGTGTTCACAAAATTGGGTATAAATGTATAGAATGCTACACCTATAGCTATTGTTATAGCGATACCTATAACGATAGCAAGTAATTCGCTTATGCCTTTATCAATTTTCTTTACATTACATATTGTTAACAACAGTTTTATCCCTAATCTGTTGCTGTATTTATAAGGTGTTCATGTAGGCAATCAAAGTAGCAAAGGAAGTAGAGTTCCTATTGCCAGAAAAGCTATTGACCTAAACTCGATAACCGGTAAACCTGTACGTAATGTGCTTGAAACCATTGTGTAGCCCAA includes these proteins:
- a CDS encoding P-loop NTPase — protein: MSVTSVIETLNLKNVRNAIIVMSGKGGVGKSFVATSLAIALKNLGYSVAILDADIHGPSVPWILGIENSLMGASIEGNLVPQEVDGIAVASFELLLSQKYNPIAWRGPLKTRAIIELVTKTMWGNRDFMVVDMPPGTGDEHLTIIHTLRSIVRGALLVLTPGNLVAHIVNKVRLFLKNTNVDLLGAILNMSYFRCPVCGSTHKIYGEINLSETPILAELPIKPELSHALNEGKLLEYLQKQDKDLLTVFINLCYNILGRLEHNT